A window of the Candidatus Microthrix parvicella Bio17-1 genome harbors these coding sequences:
- a CDS encoding HAD family hydrolase: MSTDSLPSWRPGPTKEAVVEFVTAVTDDGSPDYVAEVDRVAVFDNDGTLSTEMPLYTQLAFAFDRAAALGKAATMEELKAGGLPAVLELVKLTHGSISTDDFEAVVQEWAASSTHARFERLYTSLVYQPMLELLAYLKANGFSCWIFSGGGVDFMRGWAPEVFGIDQHQIIGSTGTVTFELADDGKPRLMKGADLAVLDDGPQKPISIHQHVGRRPIFAAGNTDGDLPMLQWTDGSPHRSFGLVVHHTDGEREYAYDVDPLLGSGTEAVLAGAAEHDWSVVDMATDWDTIYNQEQP, translated from the coding sequence ATGAGTACAGATTCTCTCCCCAGCTGGCGCCCCGGTCCCACCAAGGAGGCTGTTGTCGAGTTCGTCACTGCGGTGACCGACGACGGGTCGCCGGACTACGTGGCGGAGGTCGACCGTGTTGCGGTGTTCGACAACGACGGCACGCTCTCGACCGAGATGCCGCTGTACACCCAACTGGCGTTCGCTTTCGACCGGGCGGCGGCACTGGGTAAGGCCGCCACGATGGAGGAGCTGAAGGCCGGGGGGCTCCCCGCTGTGCTCGAGCTGGTCAAGCTGACCCACGGTTCCATCAGCACCGACGACTTCGAAGCGGTGGTCCAGGAGTGGGCGGCCAGCTCGACCCATGCCCGGTTCGAACGCCTCTACACCTCGCTCGTCTACCAGCCGATGCTCGAGCTCCTCGCCTACCTCAAAGCCAATGGCTTCTCATGCTGGATCTTCTCGGGCGGTGGCGTCGACTTCATGCGGGGTTGGGCGCCGGAGGTGTTCGGCATCGATCAGCACCAGATCATCGGCAGCACCGGGACGGTGACCTTTGAGTTGGCCGACGACGGCAAACCGCGTCTGATGAAGGGCGCCGACCTCGCCGTACTCGACGACGGGCCGCAGAAACCGATCTCGATTCACCAGCACGTTGGCCGACGCCCGATCTTCGCCGCCGGCAACACCGACGGGGACCTGCCCATGCTGCAGTGGACCGACGGCAGCCCGCATCGCTCGTTCGGCCTCGTCGTTCACCACACCGACGGCGAGCGCGAGTACGCCTACGACGTCGACCCGCTGCTCGGGTCCGGCACCGAAGCCGTGTTGGCCGGAGCAGCGGAGCACGACTGGTCGGTCGTCGACATGGCCACCGACTGGGACACGATCTACAACCAGGAGCAACCATGA
- a CDS encoding arylsulfatase encodes MTEPFAGKIEMDIRDSEPDWTPFEPPKAPEGSPNVIYITLDDVGFSALSGYGGPIATPNIDRIADDGVRYTQFHTTALCSPTRSCLLTGRNHTRNSMACITEAAVGFPTASGTIPPENGMLSEILGELGWNTYMVGKWHLCPTDEMNLASTRRNWPSGRGFERWYGFLGAETSQWYPELVYDNHAVDQPSLPEDGYHFSVDITDKAIEFVRDAKAVAPEKPFFLYYSPGACHAPHHAPKEWIDKFKGQFDMGYEEMREQTLARQKEMGIVPEDTVLPPINPIGTSETRQGPDGQPFSPVDVTRPWDSLSPEEQQLFARMAEVYAGFLAHADHQIGRLLDFLEFIGERDNTLIMLVSDNGASGEGGPDGSVNEMMFMNGIPDDIDANLAMIDELGGPKTYNHYPNGWAMAFNTPFKMWKRYEFEGGTADPCIVSWPAGMEARGELRTQYHHAIDLVPTVLDALGVTAPSSIKGTTQSHFDGVSMRYSFDDESAAGERTTQFYSMLGSRGIWHDGWKAVTTHPTISGWGNFNDDEWELYHTDVDRSEVNNLADEHPDKLRELIGIWFAEAGANQAFPLDDRSALEILTTPRPQLTPPRDRYVYFPDCAEVPESQAVSIRNRSFAMAALVDIPGPGAEGVLCAQGSRFGGHSLYVKDNRLHYVNSFVGMFEQKIASTVDLPTGTNLILSAAFEKTGEDPPGVASGTLSLFHGDEKVGEGDIKLQPGNYMIAGEGLCVGRDSGHPVTDDYSGSSPWKFTGGTIHRVAVDVSGEPYLDLEREAEARFSHQ; translated from the coding sequence ATGACCGAACCATTTGCCGGGAAAATCGAAATGGACATCCGGGATTCCGAACCGGACTGGACGCCGTTCGAGCCGCCCAAGGCCCCGGAGGGTTCGCCCAACGTCATCTACATCACGCTGGACGACGTGGGCTTTTCGGCGTTAAGCGGATACGGCGGGCCCATCGCGACGCCCAACATCGATCGCATCGCCGACGATGGCGTGCGCTACACGCAGTTCCATACCACGGCGCTGTGCTCGCCGACGCGCTCGTGCCTGCTGACCGGGCGCAACCACACCCGCAACTCGATGGCGTGCATCACCGAGGCTGCGGTGGGGTTCCCCACCGCCAGCGGCACGATCCCGCCCGAGAACGGGATGCTGTCGGAGATCCTCGGCGAGCTGGGTTGGAACACCTACATGGTGGGCAAGTGGCACCTGTGCCCCACCGACGAGATGAACCTGGCATCGACGCGGCGCAACTGGCCGAGCGGTCGGGGCTTCGAGCGCTGGTACGGGTTCCTCGGGGCCGAGACCAGCCAGTGGTATCCCGAGCTGGTCTACGACAACCACGCGGTGGACCAGCCGTCGCTGCCCGAGGACGGCTACCACTTCAGCGTCGACATCACCGACAAGGCGATCGAGTTCGTCCGCGACGCCAAGGCCGTCGCCCCGGAGAAGCCGTTCTTCCTCTACTACTCACCCGGCGCCTGCCACGCCCCGCACCACGCCCCCAAGGAGTGGATCGACAAGTTCAAGGGCCAGTTCGACATGGGCTACGAGGAGATGCGCGAGCAGACCCTGGCCCGCCAGAAGGAGATGGGCATCGTCCCTGAGGACACCGTGCTGCCGCCGATCAACCCGATCGGCACCTCCGAGACGCGGCAGGGTCCCGACGGGCAGCCCTTCTCTCCGGTCGACGTCACCCGCCCGTGGGACTCGTTGTCGCCGGAGGAGCAACAACTGTTCGCCCGCATGGCCGAGGTCTACGCCGGGTTCCTCGCCCACGCCGACCATCAGATCGGCCGGTTGCTCGACTTCCTCGAGTTCATCGGCGAGCGGGACAACACCCTGATCATGCTGGTCTCCGACAACGGCGCCAGCGGCGAGGGCGGCCCCGACGGCTCGGTCAACGAGATGATGTTCATGAACGGCATCCCCGACGACATCGACGCCAACCTGGCCATGATCGACGAGCTCGGCGGACCCAAGACCTACAACCACTACCCCAACGGTTGGGCCATGGCCTTCAACACGCCGTTCAAGATGTGGAAGCGCTACGAGTTCGAGGGCGGCACGGCCGACCCGTGCATCGTCTCCTGGCCCGCCGGCATGGAGGCCCGCGGTGAGCTGCGAACCCAGTACCACCACGCCATCGACTTGGTTCCCACCGTGCTTGACGCCCTCGGGGTGACCGCGCCGTCGTCGATCAAGGGCACCACGCAGAGCCACTTCGACGGCGTGAGCATGCGCTACAGCTTCGACGACGAATCAGCCGCCGGGGAGCGTACGACGCAGTTTTATTCCATGCTCGGGTCCCGCGGCATCTGGCACGACGGTTGGAAGGCCGTCACCACCCACCCGACCATCAGCGGATGGGGCAACTTCAACGACGACGAGTGGGAGCTGTACCACACCGATGTGGACCGCTCGGAGGTCAACAACCTCGCCGACGAGCACCCCGACAAGCTCCGCGAGCTGATCGGGATCTGGTTCGCCGAGGCGGGCGCCAACCAGGCGTTTCCGCTCGATGACCGAAGCGCTCTCGAGATTCTCACCACACCGCGCCCGCAACTCACCCCGCCACGCGATCGCTACGTGTACTTCCCGGACTGCGCCGAGGTACCCGAAAGCCAGGCGGTCAGCATCCGCAACCGCTCGTTCGCCATGGCCGCCCTGGTCGATATCCCAGGTCCCGGCGCCGAGGGTGTCCTGTGCGCGCAGGGTTCCCGGTTCGGTGGGCACAGCCTCTACGTCAAGGACAACCGGCTGCACTACGTCAACAGCTTCGTCGGCATGTTCGAGCAGAAGATTGCTTCGACCGTCGACCTCCCGACCGGGACCAACCTCATCCTGTCCGCCGCATTCGAAAAGACCGGCGAGGACCCGCCCGGCGTAGCTTCCGGGACGCTCTCGCTGTTCCACGGCGACGAGAAGGTCGGCGAGGGCGACATCAAGCTTCAGCCCGGCAACTACATGATCGCCGGCGAAGGGCTGTGCGTCGGTCGGGACAGCGGCCACCCGGTCACCGACGACTACTCCGGCAGCTCACCGTGGAAGTTCACCGGCGGCACGATCCACCGCGTTGCGGTCGACGTCAGCGGCGAGCCCTACCTCGACCTCGAGCGAGAGGCCGAGGCCCGCTTCAGCCACCAGTAG